The Ciconia boyciana chromosome 17, ASM3463844v1, whole genome shotgun sequence genome contains a region encoding:
- the RSKR gene encoding LOW QUALITY PROTEIN: ribosomal protein S6 kinase-related protein (The sequence of the model RefSeq protein was modified relative to this genomic sequence to represent the inferred CDS: deleted 2 bases in 1 codon), with amino-acid sequence MGATSSGPGPAPAPAPVRPPQGRAVGSWVRALLGRAGPVPVPESGFALAPRGPAEEPALPGWPLPQLVSLFLPEFPVRPSARQQQLKILGFVAKGSFGTILKVLDCGREKVCAVKVMPKVEVLRRDTLKQCKEEVSIQRQVRHPFVHGLGDSWQGQRHLFIMCTYCSTGDLHALWRAAERFAEATVRLFAAELVLVLVYLHDLGIVHRDVKRLSHFRWRTSSWMREVRVWWHQYGDTLSMETPHPWVPTVSRPTGHLKLTDFGLSRHLRWGERAHTICGTLQYMAPEVLSGGPYSHTADWWSLGVLLFALASGEFPVAPAGDHVAMLERVKQSSYESPPALSPALARLLAELLCHNPLRRLRYLHHFQGHPFFRGVAFDADLLQKDPVAVAVAPRPPEPPPPDPATFADFDCDLAAPPARPWPG; translated from the exons ATGGGAGCAACGAGCAgcggccccgggccggccccggccccggccccggtgcGGCCCCCCCAG GGCCGCGCCGTGGGGTCGTGGGTGCGGGCGCTGCTGGGCCGCGCCGGACCGGTACCGGTACCGGAGTCGGGGTTCGCCCTggccccgcggggccccgccgaggagccggcgctgcccgggTGGCCGCTGCCGCAGCTCGTCTCGCTCTTCCTGCCGGAGTTCCCCGTCCGCCCCTCCGCccgccagcagcagctcaaG ATCCTGGGCTTCGTGGCCAAAGGCTCCTTCGGGACCATCCTCAAAGTGCTGGACTGCGGGCGGGAGAAGGTCTGCGCCGTGAAG GTCATGCCCAAAGTGGAGGTGCTGCGCCGCGACACCCTCAAGCAGTGCAAGGAAGAAGTCAGCATCCAG AGACAGGTCAGGCACCCGTTTGTCCACGGGCTGGGGGACAGCTGGCAGGGCCAGCGCCACCTCTTCATCA TGTGCACCTACTGCAGCACCGGAGACCTGCACGCGCTGTGGCGTGCCGCCGAGCGCTTCGCTGAGGCCACCGTCCGCCTGTTCGCCGCCGAGCTGGTGCTGGTCCTGG TGTATCTCCACGACCTGGGCATCGTGCACAGAGACGTGAAG CGCCTGTCTCATTTCAGATGGAGAACATCCTCCTGGATGAGAGAGGTAAGAGTCTGGTGGCACCAGTATGGAGACACCCTGTCCATGGAGACACCCCATCCATGGGTCCCCACC GTGTCTCGTCCCACAGGGCACCTCAAGCTCACCGACTTCGGCCTCTCCCGGCACCTGCGTTGGGGTGAGCGAGCCCACACCATCTGCGGCACCCTGCAGTACATGG CCCCGGAGGTGCTGAGCGGGGGGCCCTACAGCCACACAGCTGACTGGTGGTCCCTGGGAGTCCTGCTCTTCGCCCTGGCCAGCGGCGAG ttCCCCGTGGCACCAGCGGGGGACCATGTGGCCATGCTGGAGCGTGTCAAGCAGAGCAGCTATGAGAGCCCACCCGCGCTCAGCCCCGCGCTGGCCCGGCTGCTCGCTGAG CTGCTGTGCCACAACCCCCTGCGCCGCCTGCGCTACCTCCACCACTTCCAGGGCCACCCCTTCTTCCGCGGGGTGGCCTTCGACGCTGACCTGCTGCAGAAGGACccggtggcggtggcggtggccccgcgcccccccgaGCCGCCCCCGCCCGACCCCGCCACCTTCGCCGACTTCGACTGCGACCtcgccgcccccccggcccggccctggcCTGGCTGA